The genome window AATATTAATATGTTATACCTTAGGATAAAGTAATAAACCTATAAGGGGTTAAAAGGCAAATCAAGGGATGGGGATTAAATGGATTTTGTCGTAAACGAGATAAACAAACGGTTGCACGATTATCTGGCGACCGACGTACAGGGTATCAGGAGGATCGTACTTCAGGCGTTCGTCAAGATGAAGAGCCTGACGGCAGACACGCTTCACAGGATCCTTATGGAGCGCGGCTACAGCATCACGCTGAAGCAGGTGACCGCCATGCTGGGAGTGATTCACTCCAAGCTGGGCATCCTGCACGCCCATAAGAACTCGTACGATGCTAAGTACGAGTACAGCCTGAAGGAGAAGTATGAGGGCATCGTGACGATGGCCCTTGGCGCGATCTAAACAGACTTACTTTTCAAAGTTATGCCTCTATGCGATGGAAAATTTTTTAACATCGCATAGAGTATTCACTTTTTTGTCGTGAATGAATGAGCATTAGCTACGTTTATGTCATCGCTTTTCGAGACGACGAGTTCCTGATGGTGCGCCATGCCCGCCGTTCCTGGGAAATGCCCGGCGGAAAGGTGAACGCCGGTGAATCGCCGGAGCAAGCTGCCGTCCGGGAGTTCCACGAGGAGACCGGCTACGACGTGGGCGGGCTGCGTGTCCTGGAAGTGGAGGCCGGAGGCCTCGTCTACATGGGCGACGTGGGAAAGAAGCTTTCCATTATGCCCGATGCCGGAGAGATCTCCGAAGTCGGCTTCTTTAAGAAATTACCGGATAAGCTGTCGTTCCCGCTCGTAGAATACATGCGGATGCTGGACGCGGCGAAACGATACCGCGTATAATCCAGCCAATCATTAAAAACCCCCGGTTAAATTTTATATTGAGAGGGGGCGACTTTTTCGTGTATCATCCGGCAGGAGTGTATCCTGCAATACCTACGCCGTTCATGCGGAACGGCGACCTGGACGAGACGGGCCTGAGAGACCTGGTCTCGTATTTCGAGACCACGGGCGTGAACGGCCTGCTCGCGCTTGGGAC of Methanocella sp. contains these proteins:
- a CDS encoding DUF2551 domain-containing protein translates to MDFVVNEINKRLHDYLATDVQGIRRIVLQAFVKMKSLTADTLHRILMERGYSITLKQVTAMLGVIHSKLGILHAHKNSYDAKYEYSLKEKYEGIVTMALGAI
- a CDS encoding NUDIX hydrolase — encoded protein: MSISYVYVIAFRDDEFLMVRHARRSWEMPGGKVNAGESPEQAAVREFHEETGYDVGGLRVLEVEAGGLVYMGDVGKKLSIMPDAGEISEVGFFKKLPDKLSFPLVEYMRMLDAAKRYRV